In Zea mays cultivar B73 chromosome 7, Zm-B73-REFERENCE-NAM-5.0, whole genome shotgun sequence, the following proteins share a genomic window:
- the LOC103633205 gene encoding phosphatidylinositol N-acetylglucosaminyltransferase subunit A isoform X3 yields the protein MLDLVAACADLLVESGCCHDTCIWKQIWSTICHKWFKGLLCTMEAIPDAEYTSYTILDVSNYIDQAICVSHTSKENTVLRSGISPEKVFMVPNAVDTAMFTPSPKRLNCDEIVIVVVSRLVYRKGADLLVEVIPEVCRLFPKVHFIVGGDGPKRVRLEEMREKFSLQDRVEMLGAVPHAQVRSVLISGHIFLNSSLTEAFCIAILEAASCGLLTVSTRVGGVPEVLPDDMIVLAEPAPGDMVRAVKKAIDMLPGIDPQIMHLRMKELYSWDDVAKRTEIVYDRAMESPTTNLLDRLPRYLTCGSWAGKLFCLVMIINYLLWRLLEFLQPAVGIEEVPDIGPLHAHLGSRNDEAQEK from the exons GTTGTTGTCatgacacatgcatatggaaacagATCTGGAGTACGATATGTCACAAATGGTTTAAAGGTCTATTATGTACCATGGAGGCCATTCCTGATGCAGAATACACTTCCTACACTATCCTTGACGTTTCCAATT ATATTGATCAGGCAATATGTGTCTCACATACAAGCAAAGAGAACACTGTCTTGAGGTCTGGGATATCTCCAGAGAAGGTTTTCATGGTTCCTAATGCAGTTGACACTGCAATGTTTACTCCCTCTCCCAAGCGCTTAAACTGTGATGAAATAGTTATTGTTGTGGTCAGTAGGTTAGTATACCGAAAAGGCGCCGACCTTCTTGTTGAAGTCATTCCAGAAGTGTGTCGGCTATTTCCAAAG GTTCACTTTATTGTTGGTGGTGATGGTCCAAAACGTGTGCGCCTTGAAGAAATGAGGGAGAAGTTCTCCCTTCAGGATAGAGTTGAGATGTTAGGAGCTGTACCTCATGCTCAGGTGCGATCGGTTCTGATATCTGGACATATATTTTTGAACAG TTCACTCACAGAGGCATTTTGCATAGCCATTCTAGAAGCAGCTAGCTGTGGACTGTTGACAGTGAGCACTAGAGTCGGTGGTGTCCCTGAG GTTCTTCCAGATGACATGATAGTACTTGCAGAACCAGCTCCTGGAGATATGGTAAGAGCTGTCAAGAAAGCCATCGACATGCTACCTGGAATAGACCCCCAGATTATGCATCTTCGG ATGAAAGAACTTTATAGTTGGGACGATGTTGCCAAAAGAACTGAGATTGTTTATGATCGTGCAATGGAATCTCCAACAACAAATTTACTAGATCGCCTTCCCCG GTATCTTACTTGTGGATCTTGGGCTGGAAAACTGTTTTGCCTAGTTATGATCATCAATTACCTACTATGGCGCCTTTTAGAATTTCTACAG CCTGCTGTAGGTATTGAAGAAGTCCCAGATATAGGCCCACTACATGCTCATTTAGGTTCAAGGAATGATGAGGCTCAAGAGAAGTGA
- the LOC103633205 gene encoding phosphatidylinositol N-acetylglucosaminyltransferase subunit A isoform X4, whose translation MTHAYGNRSGVRYVTNGLKVYYVPWRPFLMQNTLPTLSLTFPIVRTIIIREKISVVHGHQAFSTLCHEALMHARTMGYKVVFTDHSLYGFADAGSIHMNKVLQFTLADIDQAICVSHTSKENTVLRSGISPEKVFMVPNAVDTAMFTPSPKRLNCDEIVIVVVSRLVYRKGADLLVEVIPEVCRLFPKVHFIVGGDGPKRVRLEEMREKFSLQDRVEMLGAVPHAQVRSVLISGHIFLNSSLTEAFCIAILEAASCGLLTVSTRVGGVPEVLPDDMIVLAEPAPGDMVRAVKKAIDMLPGIDPQIMHLRMKELYSWDDVAKRTEIVYDRAMESPTTNLLDRLPRYLTCGSWAGKLFCLVMIINYLLWRLLEFLQPAVGIEEVPDIGPLHAHLGSRNDEAQEK comes from the exons atgacacatgcatatggaaacagATCTGGAGTACGATATGTCACAAATGGTTTAAAGGTCTATTATGTACCATGGAGGCCATTCCTGATGCAGAATACACTTCCTACACTATCCTTGACGTTTCCAATTGTAAGGACAATTATTATTCGAGAGAAGATTTCTGTCGTGCATGGACATCAAGCTTTTTCAACACTGTGTCATGAAGCATTAATGCATGCTAGGACAATGGGGTACAAAGTTGTCTTCACAGATCACTCACTTTATGGTTTTGCTGATGCTGGAAGCATTCACATGAATAAGGTTCTGCAGTTTACTCTTGCAGATATTGATCAGGCAATATGTGTCTCACATACAAGCAAAGAGAACACTGTCTTGAGGTCTGGGATATCTCCAGAGAAGGTTTTCATGGTTCCTAATGCAGTTGACACTGCAATGTTTACTCCCTCTCCCAAGCGCTTAAACTGTGATGAAATAGTTATTGTTGTGGTCAGTAGGTTAGTATACCGAAAAGGCGCCGACCTTCTTGTTGAAGTCATTCCAGAAGTGTGTCGGCTATTTCCAAAG GTTCACTTTATTGTTGGTGGTGATGGTCCAAAACGTGTGCGCCTTGAAGAAATGAGGGAGAAGTTCTCCCTTCAGGATAGAGTTGAGATGTTAGGAGCTGTACCTCATGCTCAGGTGCGATCGGTTCTGATATCTGGACATATATTTTTGAACAG TTCACTCACAGAGGCATTTTGCATAGCCATTCTAGAAGCAGCTAGCTGTGGACTGTTGACAGTGAGCACTAGAGTCGGTGGTGTCCCTGAG GTTCTTCCAGATGACATGATAGTACTTGCAGAACCAGCTCCTGGAGATATGGTAAGAGCTGTCAAGAAAGCCATCGACATGCTACCTGGAATAGACCCCCAGATTATGCATCTTCGG ATGAAAGAACTTTATAGTTGGGACGATGTTGCCAAAAGAACTGAGATTGTTTATGATCGTGCAATGGAATCTCCAACAACAAATTTACTAGATCGCCTTCCCCG GTATCTTACTTGTGGATCTTGGGCTGGAAAACTGTTTTGCCTAGTTATGATCATCAATTACCTACTATGGCGCCTTTTAGAATTTCTACAG CCTGCTGTAGGTATTGAAGAAGTCCCAGATATAGGCCCACTACATGCTCATTTAGGTTCAAGGAATGATGAGGCTCAAGAGAAGTGA
- the LOC103633205 gene encoding phosphatidylinositol N-acetylglucosaminyltransferase subunit A isoform X5, with protein MEAIPDAEYTSYTILDVSNYIDQAICVSHTSKENTVLRSGISPEKVFMVPNAVDTAMFTPSPKRLNCDEIVIVVVSRLVYRKGADLLVEVIPEVCRLFPKVHFIVGGDGPKRVRLEEMREKFSLQDRVEMLGAVPHAQVRSVLISGHIFLNSSLTEAFCIAILEAASCGLLTVSTRVGGVPEVLPDDMIVLAEPAPGDMVRAVKKAIDMLPGIDPQIMHLRMKELYSWDDVAKRTEIVYDRAMESPTTNLLDRLPRYLTCGSWAGKLFCLVMIINYLLWRLLEFLQPAVGIEEVPDIGPLHAHLGSRNDEAQEK; from the exons ATGGAGGCCATTCCTGATGCAGAATACACTTCCTACACTATCCTTGACGTTTCCAATT ATATTGATCAGGCAATATGTGTCTCACATACAAGCAAAGAGAACACTGTCTTGAGGTCTGGGATATCTCCAGAGAAGGTTTTCATGGTTCCTAATGCAGTTGACACTGCAATGTTTACTCCCTCTCCCAAGCGCTTAAACTGTGATGAAATAGTTATTGTTGTGGTCAGTAGGTTAGTATACCGAAAAGGCGCCGACCTTCTTGTTGAAGTCATTCCAGAAGTGTGTCGGCTATTTCCAAAG GTTCACTTTATTGTTGGTGGTGATGGTCCAAAACGTGTGCGCCTTGAAGAAATGAGGGAGAAGTTCTCCCTTCAGGATAGAGTTGAGATGTTAGGAGCTGTACCTCATGCTCAGGTGCGATCGGTTCTGATATCTGGACATATATTTTTGAACAG TTCACTCACAGAGGCATTTTGCATAGCCATTCTAGAAGCAGCTAGCTGTGGACTGTTGACAGTGAGCACTAGAGTCGGTGGTGTCCCTGAG GTTCTTCCAGATGACATGATAGTACTTGCAGAACCAGCTCCTGGAGATATGGTAAGAGCTGTCAAGAAAGCCATCGACATGCTACCTGGAATAGACCCCCAGATTATGCATCTTCGG ATGAAAGAACTTTATAGTTGGGACGATGTTGCCAAAAGAACTGAGATTGTTTATGATCGTGCAATGGAATCTCCAACAACAAATTTACTAGATCGCCTTCCCCG GTATCTTACTTGTGGATCTTGGGCTGGAAAACTGTTTTGCCTAGTTATGATCATCAATTACCTACTATGGCGCCTTTTAGAATTTCTACAG CCTGCTGTAGGTATTGAAGAAGTCCCAGATATAGGCCCACTACATGCTCATTTAGGTTCAAGGAATGATGAGGCTCAAGAGAAGTGA
- the LOC103633205 gene encoding phosphatidylinositol N-acetylglucosaminyltransferase subunit A isoform X1, translating into MDGQGTKHRILMVSDFFFPNFGGVESHIYYLSQCLLKLGHKVVVMTHAYGNRSGVRYVTNGLKVYYVPWRPFLMQNTLPTLSLTFPIVRTIIIREKISVVHGHQAFSTLCHEALMHARTMGYKVVFTDHSLYGFADAGSIHMNKVLQFTLADIDQAICVSHTSKENTVLRSGISPEKVFMVPNAVDTAMFTPSPKRLNCDEIVIVVVSRLVYRKGADLLVEVIPEVCRLFPKVHFIVGGDGPKRVRLEEMREKFSLQDRVEMLGAVPHAQVRSVLISGHIFLNSSLTEAFCIAILEAASCGLLTVSTRVGGVPEVLPDDMIVLAEPAPGDMVRAVKKAIDMLPGIDPQIMHLRMKELYSWDDVAKRTEIVYDRAMESPTTNLLDRLPRYLTCGSWAGKLFCLVMIINYLLWRLLEFLQPAVGIEEVPDIGPLHAHLGSRNDEAQEK; encoded by the exons GTTGTTGTCatgacacatgcatatggaaacagATCTGGAGTACGATATGTCACAAATGGTTTAAAGGTCTATTATGTACCATGGAGGCCATTCCTGATGCAGAATACACTTCCTACACTATCCTTGACGTTTCCAATTGTAAGGACAATTATTATTCGAGAGAAGATTTCTGTCGTGCATGGACATCAAGCTTTTTCAACACTGTGTCATGAAGCATTAATGCATGCTAGGACAATGGGGTACAAAGTTGTCTTCACAGATCACTCACTTTATGGTTTTGCTGATGCTGGAAGCATTCACATGAATAAGGTTCTGCAGTTTACTCTTGCAGATATTGATCAGGCAATATGTGTCTCACATACAAGCAAAGAGAACACTGTCTTGAGGTCTGGGATATCTCCAGAGAAGGTTTTCATGGTTCCTAATGCAGTTGACACTGCAATGTTTACTCCCTCTCCCAAGCGCTTAAACTGTGATGAAATAGTTATTGTTGTGGTCAGTAGGTTAGTATACCGAAAAGGCGCCGACCTTCTTGTTGAAGTCATTCCAGAAGTGTGTCGGCTATTTCCAAAG GTTCACTTTATTGTTGGTGGTGATGGTCCAAAACGTGTGCGCCTTGAAGAAATGAGGGAGAAGTTCTCCCTTCAGGATAGAGTTGAGATGTTAGGAGCTGTACCTCATGCTCAGGTGCGATCGGTTCTGATATCTGGACATATATTTTTGAACAG TTCACTCACAGAGGCATTTTGCATAGCCATTCTAGAAGCAGCTAGCTGTGGACTGTTGACAGTGAGCACTAGAGTCGGTGGTGTCCCTGAG GTTCTTCCAGATGACATGATAGTACTTGCAGAACCAGCTCCTGGAGATATGGTAAGAGCTGTCAAGAAAGCCATCGACATGCTACCTGGAATAGACCCCCAGATTATGCATCTTCGG ATGAAAGAACTTTATAGTTGGGACGATGTTGCCAAAAGAACTGAGATTGTTTATGATCGTGCAATGGAATCTCCAACAACAAATTTACTAGATCGCCTTCCCCG GTATCTTACTTGTGGATCTTGGGCTGGAAAACTGTTTTGCCTAGTTATGATCATCAATTACCTACTATGGCGCCTTTTAGAATTTCTACAG CCTGCTGTAGGTATTGAAGAAGTCCCAGATATAGGCCCACTACATGCTCATTTAGGTTCAAGGAATGATGAGGCTCAAGAGAAGTGA